The genomic window GTTTTTCAGAAAATTTTCGCTCCAATATTACCACCTCGCGAATATTAAGCACTTTATTCTGGCTTGGATTATCTACATCTAATGGACCTGCTCTATCAAATTCAATTGACTTTTTCAAAGTATACGGACTATCAATTAAAAGCATCCAGCGGCGCAAGTCGTTAAAACGGTGTCCTTCAAAACTCAATTCAACTGCGCGTTCACGTCTTACTTCTCCAATAAACGCATCTAAACCACCTGTAAATACAGCTGCAACATGGCCAACGCCAGCTCTGTCGCGGATCACATTTATAGCATCAACAGCTGTTTTTGAAAATTGCGGATCTTTTCCTGCTGCACCGCCGTAACCTACCGCGGCTGCTTCTGCATACATGATATAGATGTCTGACAGACGCATCCATGGAAGGTGGATATTAAGATTGTTTCCGTACCCAAAACCATCATCAAATTTATTGGCTGTTCTTGGAATGAATTTATACAGCAAATATCCTGTTCTGCTGCCTGAGCTTATATTTCTATAGCTTCCATCAGTATAAAGATTGGCATATCTGTTTTGCTCTTCGTTTGCAGGCATAGATCCTGTAACACATTTTACGCCATCAAATACAATATCATTATAAAAACGCGGGTCTCTTCCTTTCCAAGGATATTGCGGATCATATCCAGATTCTGGATCAGCTTTCGTAATATCTTTAATCGGCATTCCATTTGCCATTCCGTAATTGTCAACATAATTTGCTGTTGGCAAAAACTTCACATCGCCATCACAAATTTGGGGAGCTGGCTGATATTGTTTTGAAGTTCCCCAATTCGATCCGTTTGCACCAAAATAAGGTCCTCTAAAAATCGCTTCTGTTGATCCAGGCATTCTCCAGTTACCTCCTGTTGTATAAAAATTATCACTGTATTTGCTGAATGGAACCAATTTATACTGAGATGCGCCGCTTTCTGTTATAGTCAAAAGTTCACCAAAAGCTTTTGCCGCTTTTTTACAGTATTCGGCATCATAACCAGCATTACCGGTAGACACCTTATTCATTAACGGACTTCCTGCCCATAGATAATTTTTTCCTAAATATCCAAGAGCCATTATTTTATTAATGCGCAGATCATTTTTTCCTAAAGTTCTTTTTCCAATGGTAGTATCATCCCAATTCACCGGCAGTAAATCGGCAGCTTCTCTAAAATCGCTTCCTGCTTTATCTGCACATTCCTGATAGGTAAGTCTTGGCAATTTTAAGGGCTTATCACTAGGAAGCACTTGATCAATATAGGGAAGCCCTCCAAAATACTGCATGAATTGAAAGTGAAACCAGCCTCTAAAAAATAAAAGCTGTCCTTTTATCATTTTCCTTTCTTCCTCTGTATATTCGGTCATTTTATCAATGTTGGCCAGTCCTATATTAGCTTTACGTATTCCTGCCCATCCTAATGTCCACAAATCTTTAGCAAAACGGTCGCTATTTGTGCTCACATTTCTTCTGTTCATCCAGCCTGCCTGCCATCCGTCAAATTCAGTCTGCCATCCCCAGAAATCTCCTTTATCAATTTTGCATACAAAATGAAAATCACGAGCTGTAGACTGAATTTCATCTTCTCCCCAATTCCATGAATTTGTCCAATAGGCATTTGTAAAATCAGGAATGCAATGGTACAATTCTTCTGTAAAGCCTTGAAAATTTTCAAAATTTTTGAATGCCTCTTCTGACGAAATATCAGAATCTGATGATTTTTCAAGATAATCCTCACAGGATCCCGAAATTAAAAGCGCACTTAAAACAATGCTGTACTTTACTATAGTGTTTATATATTTTTTCATAATTCTCAGTTTAAAATATAATATTGGCTCCCAGATTAAATCGCTTTACAGTTGGATACGCTCCTTGTGACGCCCACCCTGTTCCTGCAAAATTAGATTCTCTATCATCTGGCATTTTTGACCATAGATATAAGTTGTTTCCGTTGATATATACTCGAATGCTTTGCAGACCTGCAGATTTTACCCATTTTGATTTTCCGTCAAATGTATAGGCAATCTCAGCGTTCTTTAGACGCAAGTATGAGGCATCGTACATGTATCTGCTTCCATTATTAAAACTGCTTGCAGTAGATAGCCAGCGAGGCATTGGAGAATCGGCATTTGTATTATCAGCTGACCAATAAGATCCTTGATCGTAAACCACGTGATTCTGTTCAGACAGACTGGTTAAAACGACTTGTCTGGTAACATTGCTTACACCGTAAAACTGAACAAATGCACTGAAACCTTTCCAGTTTACTCCAAAAGTGGTGTTGTATGTATTTTGCGGTGTCCCAGAATATCCGAACGGAATATTATCCTTCGCATCTATAACACCATCTGCATTAAAGTCCAGGATATTATAATTGCCTGGTAATTTTTGTCCATCATTTGTGCTATGAATAGTGCTGGCGTATAATTCATCCCATGTATTGTAGAAGCCATTGCTAACATACGAGTAACTCTGTCCAATTGCTTTTCCTTCTCCTTTTTGGTAATCTGGCAGCAACTCAGGATTATCGGCACTTATGATTTTGTTCTTGGCATGCGTAATGCTGGTGTTCAACCAAAGATTCAGGCCACTCCCAAAAGTATAATTAAATTTAAGCTCAAGCTCATAACCTCTATTCTGAACCTGTCCAAGGTTGGCAACAGGGGCCACTGCACCATAATAAGAAGGTATTGCTCTTCTAAGGCCGTCCAATAAGATATCTCTACGGTCTTCACTATACCAATCAAAAGTTCCTGAAACCAATCCTTTGAAAAAACCAAAGTCAACCCCAATATCACTCTTTTTAGCTACTTCCCAGTGAACATCAGGATTACCCACAGAAGCTTCCTTATACCAAGTGTACGGACTCTGTTCTGCAGCTTCGCCTGTCACTCCCATCAGCGCATTGCCTCCATAAGCCCACTGCGACATATACAGCCATCTTCCATTAACGTTGTCATCACCAATCTCTCCATAAGTGGCACGCAATTTTAACAAATCCAGAAATGATGCTGTTCCTTTCATGAAATTTTCTTTGGTAACGATCCAGCTTACCCCACCGGAAGAGAAAAATGCAAAACGGTTTTCTTTATCAAATTTCTCCGATCCATTGTAGGCTCCATTATATTCGATAAAATATTTGTCGGCGTAGTTATAAGTGGTACGGAAAACCCAATCTTCTCTGAAGTGCGGAATTTCACTTCCTGTCGCAGTCTGATATCTGTTAAAAAGCCCCAAAGCACCAATGTCATGTTTCTGGGCAATTTTGGTATGATAATTTAACTGAAGCTGATAGAAAAGGTTACGAACTGAAGCCCCATCATTTACAGTACCTGCACTAGGCGACCACTTAACCCCTTCTTGAAAATCAAATCGGTTATTAAAGTCAAAACTATTTTTGTAAAGCACCAATCCAGTGTTTGGATCTATCCATTTCTGCTGTACATCATTATATAAATCATTTACCCCTCTGTTATTCTCCACAAAAGTATTATCAAGAGCGATCATTCCTTTAAAACTAAGCCCTTTGACTACTTTGTCTAAGTTTTGCTCCAGCGTAAAATCGGTATTTAACTTTGTATTGGTTACATACTGCACCCCGCTTATCGCTAAATTCAGCACAGAGTTAGAAGCTTTACCTTGATTAGGCGCGTAATACCCCCAAGAACCGTCAGCATAGAAAGGCAGGAACACATCTGGAGCTGTCGAATAAGCCGCATCCCACATTGGATACTCGCTTCCCGAAGCTCCCCAAGGGCTTTTCTTAACACCATGAGAACCCGCAAGTCCAACTTTAAAAACAGTGCTTGGCGTAATCTGAAAATCTAAATTGCTTCTAACATTTAAACGGTTATAACCGTATCCCGCATCATATCCTCTATTATTGTTGTATTTTTTAAAAAGATCTCCTTCGCTTACAAAATCGGCACTGGCAAAATACTTCACATATTTGGTTCCTCCGCTTACATTTAAACTTGCATTGTAAGACATTGCATAATCTTTAAAAAGCGTTTTCTGCCAGTCAACATTCGGATAACGTTCAGCTTCAGCAGTATTGGCGGGATATCTGTATTTATCAATTATAGCCTGTGGCAGATAATCGTTCCAGCTTGAAGGGCTCAACGCCAATTCGTATTCAATAGCCCTGTTTTTAACCATAAGCGCATCGTAAGCATCCAGTTTGGCAGGAAGTTCTGAAGGCACTTTTACCGTAGTATTAACAGTGGTTCTGATAAGCGCAGCACCAGAACGGCCTCGTTTGGTCGTAATAAGAATTACACCATTAGCCCCTCTCACTCCGTAAACCGCAGTAGCAGAAGCATCCTTTAAAACCGAAACAGATTCTACAGAAGTGATTTCGACACTATTCATTGATCTTTCTACCCCATCTACTAAAATAAGCGGCTGTGCATTGTTCCAAGTACTAGCTCCACGAATAAAAAGCTGCGGATCTTCTTCACCTGGCATACCAGTACTAGCAGAAGTAATTAACCCGGGAACATTCCCTGTCAAAGCAGCACCAATACTGTTAACCCCTCCTGCACGTTCTAGCGTTTTACCAGAAACCTGTGCAATGGAGGCAACCAAACTTGCTTTTTTCTGTTTTCCGTATCCCACAATAATCACTTCTCCCAAATCGGTCTGATCTTGCTTCATTTCTGCATTAATTTCAGACTTACCTTCTACGGCTATCTCCAACGGTTTAAACCCTACGCTTGTAAAAACTAAAATCGATTTTGACGACGGAACTTTTATAACGTATTTACCATCTATGTCAGTAACAGCAATCGCATTCGGCACGTTTTTTACGGCAACATTTACTCCTGGAATTCCCAAATGGTCATTGGCAGAGGTTACTCGTCCTGTTATTATAATTTCTTGATTAGTCTGGAATACTGCTTTTTCCAAAGGTTTCGCCTTCTCAGCAGCCTGCAATGCACCTGTAAACAAAAACTGAAACAAAACTCCTAAAGGCAGATACTTCATGCCAATAAAAATTTCACGTAATTTTATTCTCATATTAATTAAGATGTTTGAACTAATTATTTATTTATCTCTTCTCAAATTGATAAGCAGTAGGAATACAAGGAAAAACTTATCCTGTCGAACCATAGATAACTGCTTATAATCATCATTGCTTCATGTCGAATTGTGAGTCATTATTTTGTGGTTTAAAAGGTTGGTTAGTAAGTTTTTTATAGTTCATCTGACTCCATTATTTGATTAATGAAATCTTCGGTTTGTTTTTGAGAAATGAATGTGAATTTTATGTTAACAAAAATATAGAAAAAAATGAATTACACAACCGATTGTTTGAAATTATACTGATTATTCCGTAAAAAAACACATAAATAATAATACATTAAATACTTTTTAACGTAATTTATTGATTATTTAATATTTTAAAAACAATTTCAACTAGAAACAATATTGGTTTTTCAGCTAATCCTCAAAATTATTAACAATTGTGTATTTTACACTTAATACTATAAACAGTTCTGTATTGTAAGCATATTACCACAATATATTCATATAATCAGCACATTAGCCCCAAATTGAAGCGTAATAGATTCAATAGGAAGTAAATTTAGAAGCAAAAAAACAACCGATTGTAATAATTACAGCACATCAAAAAACATGGATACTATTTGGAAAGAAAAAGCCAGCTTAACCAATAAGCTGGCTTATATAAGAATGGATCAGTAAAACGTTTTAATCTGTTATTACTATACCTCCATTTTTAGGTATTTTTATTTCAACTTCTTTGTTTTTGCCTACTATCAATTTACTTACTTTTCCGTTTAACTGATCGTCATCTGCGTAGTAATTTACCGTCGTTCCAGAATTAAGCATTTCTAGTTTTAACTTTATCTTTAACAGCTTATCTTCAGCATTAATTCCCGCGATATACCACTTTGCCCCTTTTCTTCTGGCCAGCACAGCATATTTGCCTGGATATCCTTCCAGAAAGCGGACCTCATCCCAGACCGTTGGCACTTCTTTCATAAATTTTATGGCCCAGTCCGGAGCATCATATAAATTGTTAGGCGCCAAAGCAAAATGCTGCACTCCGCTCTGAAAAAGCACTGAAGCGGCTAAAGCAAAAACATCTGAAGTCATTCTTTTAGAGCCTTTGTTGGGAATGTTATCGCTATTGTAGAATTTGTTCAAAGCGCTTCCGCCAAAATCCATGCTTCCCACCGCATTTCTGATAAAAGTATGCGTCGCCGCATTTACAGCTTCATTATCGCAGCTCTGCTGTCCGAAATGCAGATTCTCGCTTGCCAGAACCGCTTCGCTGGAGGCGTAATTCGGATACATGCGTTCCCAGCCTCGAGGCAATGTGCAGCCATGGAAAACAGCCATTATTCCAAATTCATTGGCATCCGTCAGAATATCTTCATAGAGTTTCATGGTCACCTGCTTATCGCCGCCAAAAAAGTCCACTTTAATTCCCTTGATTCCGATGCTTTTCATCCATGCCATTTCTTTTCGTCTGATGGCCGCATTATCCATCAATCCTCTCGGGCCTTGCGGAGCATCATTCCAATACCCGTTTGAATTGTACCACAAATAAAGCCCAACGCCTTTCTGAGCGCCGTACGCCGCTAATTCTTCTATTTTATCTCGGCCTATCTGCGTATCCCAAAGCGCATCGACTAAAATGGTTTCATATCCCATTAAAGCGCTGAAGTCAATATATTGCTTTTGAACAGGAAAAGTGGTGTTATTATCCATTTTGATAATCCAGCTCCAAGTGCCTTTTGTGTACTGGTATTCTTTAGAGGCCTCATATTTTGGCTTAACCAAGTCAAACGGAATTGTGGTCTCCACTATCGGAGCAAGGGTTTCTCCAATTGTAATGGTGCGCCATGGCGTTTCTCCCGGAAGCGGGATTCCCGGCGAAGCTGTTCCGTTTCCGTTATTTTCTCCCGGCATCGGAAATCCAATGGAATACAATCCGTTCTCATGTCCTATCAAGCGGCTGGCACAATAGCCGCCGTCTACTCCTGTTTCAGAAATCAGGACCCATCCGCCGTTTACTTTAAACAGGCATGGAAAAGTGTATCCATTTCCCCAGCCATTTTTTCCAACGGCATCATCTAACATATACGAAGTTTCATAACTAGGACCTGTTCTCGCAAATCCGGTCATCGGATTGCTTTGCGGACATAGAAATGTAGTGGCTCCGCTTGGCATCAGAAATCCCGAAGCCTCTTCCTGAACCACGCACGAAAGCGTTTCTTTCTGCGGATATGCTTTATACTTGAATGCCAGATTATTATTGCTCACCCTAAAAATCACATCTAGAGCCGGCCTGCCCTCTTTTGTGAATGAAAAAACAGCTTCGTTGGCCGTATAATGCACGCTGCTTTTTTTGATGTTGCGCAGCTGATACGATTCGTCAACTTTGTTTTGGACGCTATTCGCCTGCAAAGCCAGTCCGGAGCTAAAATCTCCCGCATTCGTTTTTAAGCCTAATGGCGATTTTTCTATAAATGTTTTTTCATTGTATGTTACGCTATACTGGGGCATTCCATTATCTGCAGAAACCGACACCGCAAGTTTTCCGTCCGGACTTTTTACCACTGATTGGGCGTTTAGTTTAAAGAAACTAACTAAACATAAAAATATTATTTTTTTAAGATTCATAACCTTTGAAGATTTTTCTTTTTGTAATGATTAAACTCTTTTTACTGAAGTAGGGTTAGCTAAAAATGCTATTTCGAAAACATCCAATAATCAAAATACATGATTTTTTCAGCGGCATTGCCTTTGTATATAAAATAAAGATCGTGCACTCCAGAAACCTTTTTGATATCTGCTGTAACCAGAGCCCACCTATCATTTCCTCCCGTCATAGGAACTTTTACTGTTCCTATCAATTCTCCCTCCAGACTATCAAGTCTAATTTCCATTGATACATTTCCATTGTGCGTAGTACCTACGCGAGCTGTAAATTTTGAAGCGCCCGATTCACGAAAATCAACATCTTTCACTTTCGTGAAGGCATTGTTTTTCATAGCAGTTATGAAGACGCCTACTTCTTTATTCTGCATTGATTTTACATCTTTAGACCAAGCTATCGTTTCTGCTTCTGACTTAGCATACGGATTCAGAGTAGCGATTCCTTTTTTGATGCCTTCTGTCATATTCATTTCTTTGACTTTACCGTCAGAATTAAATTGCAGTTCTTCAACTGCCACAGATCTGGTAAAACCGCTGCCTTCTGGCAAAGCGCCATTATGATAAAAGAAATACGTTTTTCCTTTAAAATCTATTACCCCAGGATGATTGGTAAAGCTTTCACCCTGCGTAGGCATTACAACTCCTTGATATTTCCACGGCCCAAGCGGACTTTTGCTTGTAGAATATCCTATATGCTCAGAAATTGGTCCGGCAGCAAAAAACAGATAGTACAATCTGTTTCTTTTATAAAGCCACGGCCCTTCCTCGTAAGTGGTAGGTCTGCGCGGATCTTCTTTTCCGGTACGCTTTCCAAACGATTCAATTGTATTTGGAAATATCTTTACCTCATCGGCATAAGAAATCATGTCTTCATTTAATTTCACATAATGGCAAACCGGATTGCCCCACAATAAATAAGCCTGTCCATCATCGTCGATAAAAACAGTCGGATCAATATCGGCGTCACTATTTTGCACCAAAGGTTTTCCTAACGGATCTATAAACGGCCCATACGGACTGTCTGAAACTGCTACGCCAATCCCATTTCGCCCTTGATTATCTGTAATTGGAGCATACAAATAAAATCTGCCTTTTCTTTCTATGCATTGAATTGCCCAAGCATTCATTTTTGCCCAGCTAAAATCTTTATACGATAATACCGCTCCATGATCTGTCCAGTTTACCATATCATCTGTAGTGTACAATTTCCAGTCATTCATGGTAAACCAAGTCGAATGGTCTTCGTCATGCGAAGTATACAAATACAGTTTATTATTGTAAACCATTGGCGCCGGATCTGCTGTATAGCTAGTCTGTACGATAGGGTTTTGAGCAAAACCGCATACAGAAATGCTAAATGCTGCTAAAAACCTTAATTTTTTTACATAAATTTTATATGACATTTTCCTTATTTTTTACTTTTTAAACTAGAAATAAAAATTATTTAAAAGTCCACCAGTCTAAATTAAACATGGATTTTCCTTCTCCCTTAAATACAAAAAAGACATTATGAAGACCTTTTACGTTTTTAACCTTACAGGCAAAATCTTTCCAATTATTCGCGCTTCCTGTATTTTTTATATCGCACACTCCTAAAAGTGCTCCATCTTTATCATCTAGATGTATTTCTATTCTACCTCCCAAAACAGAAGATGCATTTACTAAAAATTCTTTTGGTGATTTCTTAAAATTAACTGCTTTAACTTCTATGTAATCATTATGGTCAATCTGGGTTATAAAAACTCCTTTTTGATCCTTTTTGTCTGACTTCACACCTTTACTCCAAGCAATTGTTTCGGCTTCAACACGGCTAAAAGGATTAATATCTCCTACAGCAGCAGGTCCATCAACGGAGAAATACGACAGTGTTTTTATCGTTCCGTCAGGATTATAAATGATTTCATCCAGATCCACCGAGCGTCTTTCATAAAATGTAGAAGTTTGTCTTTTTATAACATCATAACTATGCCCAAAAACATACGATTTTCCTTTATAATCAATAATTCCCGGATGATTCCCTCTTGTTTTTTCGCTGGCTTCTATGACCATTCCCTTGTATTCCCACGGTCCTGTTGGAGAATTGCTCATAGCATATCCAATTCCTTCCGGACAGCAGGTTGAAGCATAAGACATATAATAATGTTTGTTTCTTTTGTAAATCCATGGGCCTTCCTGATAATTCTTCGGTTTAGTTGGTTCTTTTACAACATCGCCCGAATAAGAGATCATATCCTTATTTAATTTTACGTAATAAACATCCGGATTACCCCAATACAAATAGGCTTGTCCATCATCGTCTATAAAAGGAGATGGGTCAATATCATTCCATTTATGATCAGTATCTATTAATCGTTTTCCCAATGGATCTTTAAAAGGCCCATAAGGACTGTCTGATACTAAAACCCCTATTCCATTTCCATGCATCGGTGCATACAGATAAAATTTGCCATTGCGCTCAATCGTCTGAATGGCCCAAGCTCCGTTGTCTTGTCTTGCCCAGCTGAAATCTTTTAAAGAGGCTACAGCTCCCCTATCGGTCCAGTTTACCATATCTGTGGAAGTATACAAAAGCCAGTCAAGCATTTTGAAACCTTCCGCATCATCTTCATCATGAGAAGTATATAAAAAAACAGTATCCTTGTAAACCATTGGGGCTGGATCAGCGGTATATTTTGTCTGGATTATCGGCTTTTGCTTAATATCACTTTGGGCAATTCCTTGAAAAGAAATCATTATAAGAGAGCAGAAAACTATAATTTTATGGGTGCTTTTATTCATAATATTTAATTTAAAAAATTTTGAATTATCTGATTTGATATTTTATTATTCCTTACAGCTTTATCGAAATTTGATTTCCGTTGTAACTAATTGTTTTTTCCAATTCCTTTGCAGATGCATCTGATTCCAAGTGATCTGAAGATATTTTTATAATTTTAAATCTGCGTTGCTTTATCATCTCAGAAAACGATCCCTGCTGATTATTGATGGTTAGGATTCTTTTTAAATCATTCCATTTAAACGTTATTGTAGCATACTTTCCGTTTTCATAATTGTAATTATCTCCTTCATCCTCATAAAGCGTAAATTCACCATCTGCTCCTTCGTAGATTCTTATTTCAAGATCATCCCATTTCTTCTCCTCTACATATTGAACTTTTGGTCCTAGAGGAATAATACTGCCCGCTTTAACATACAAAGGAATCTGATCAATTTTAGTTTCTTGATCAATCTCCTGTCCTCCGCTGTGCTTCTTGTTTGTCCAGAAGTCATACCATAGACTTCCGTCTGGCAGATAGACTTTTTTTATTTTTTTCTCATTAAAATCTACAACAGCATTTTTTGCAGATTCATCTCTCTCTTTTTTATTCCATCCCGTATCTTCGTTTGTTTTAACAATTGTTTCGGGAGTATATTGCGCGTTAACAACTGGTGCTACTAAAATCGATTGTCCAAACAGATATTCGTTGTTCATGTCTTTAACCTTTTCATCTTTAAAGTCCATTACTAAAGCACGCATAAAACTAGAATGCTCTTTTGTAACCTTCCATGCATTCGAATAAATATAAGGAAGCAGCATATAACGCAGGTTGATTGTTTTTTCGATAGCATCATAAATAGGTTCTCCTTTTTTTCCAAATTGATAAATCTCTCTTGGAACATCAGTACCATGAGAACGCATCATTGGTGTAAAAGCCCCAAATTGCAGCCAGCGTATATAGAGTTCCTGATAGGATTGATTTTTTGCACCCGAACCATCATTTGAATTGGTATTGTAGCTTCCAGCAAAGAAACCGCCAATATCAGAATTCCAATATGGAATACCG from Flavobacterium sp. KACC 22763 includes these protein-coding regions:
- a CDS encoding SusC/RagA family TonB-linked outer membrane protein, translating into MRIKLREIFIGMKYLPLGVLFQFLFTGALQAAEKAKPLEKAVFQTNQEIIITGRVTSANDHLGIPGVNVAVKNVPNAIAVTDIDGKYVIKVPSSKSILVFTSVGFKPLEIAVEGKSEINAEMKQDQTDLGEVIIVGYGKQKKASLVASIAQVSGKTLERAGGVNSIGAALTGNVPGLITSASTGMPGEEDPQLFIRGASTWNNAQPLILVDGVERSMNSVEITSVESVSVLKDASATAVYGVRGANGVILITTKRGRSGAALIRTTVNTTVKVPSELPAKLDAYDALMVKNRAIEYELALSPSSWNDYLPQAIIDKYRYPANTAEAERYPNVDWQKTLFKDYAMSYNASLNVSGGTKYVKYFASADFVSEGDLFKKYNNNRGYDAGYGYNRLNVRSNLDFQITPSTVFKVGLAGSHGVKKSPWGASGSEYPMWDAAYSTAPDVFLPFYADGSWGYYAPNQGKASNSVLNLAISGVQYVTNTKLNTDFTLEQNLDKVVKGLSFKGMIALDNTFVENNRGVNDLYNDVQQKWIDPNTGLVLYKNSFDFNNRFDFQEGVKWSPSAGTVNDGASVRNLFYQLQLNYHTKIAQKHDIGALGLFNRYQTATGSEIPHFREDWVFRTTYNYADKYFIEYNGAYNGSEKFDKENRFAFFSSGGVSWIVTKENFMKGTASFLDLLKLRATYGEIGDDNVNGRWLYMSQWAYGGNALMGVTGEAAEQSPYTWYKEASVGNPDVHWEVAKKSDIGVDFGFFKGLVSGTFDWYSEDRRDILLDGLRRAIPSYYGAVAPVANLGQVQNRGYELELKFNYTFGSGLNLWLNTSITHAKNKIISADNPELLPDYQKGEGKAIGQSYSYVSNGFYNTWDELYASTIHSTNDGQKLPGNYNILDFNADGVIDAKDNIPFGYSGTPQNTYNTTFGVNWKGFSAFVQFYGVSNVTRQVVLTSLSEQNHVVYDQGSYWSADNTNADSPMPRWLSTASSFNNGSRYMYDASYLRLKNAEIAYTFDGKSKWVKSAGLQSIRVYINGNNLYLWSKMPDDRESNFAGTGWASQGAYPTVKRFNLGANIIF
- a CDS encoding glycoside hydrolase family 97 protein, with the translated sequence MVKSPDGKLAVSVSADNGMPQYSVTYNEKTFIEKSPLGLKTNAGDFSSGLALQANSVQNKVDESYQLRNIKKSSVHYTANEAVFSFTKEGRPALDVIFRVSNNNLAFKYKAYPQKETLSCVVQEEASGFLMPSGATTFLCPQSNPMTGFARTGPSYETSYMLDDAVGKNGWGNGYTFPCLFKVNGGWVLISETGVDGGYCASRLIGHENGLYSIGFPMPGENNGNGTASPGIPLPGETPWRTITIGETLAPIVETTIPFDLVKPKYEASKEYQYTKGTWSWIIKMDNNTTFPVQKQYIDFSALMGYETILVDALWDTQIGRDKIEELAAYGAQKGVGLYLWYNSNGYWNDAPQGPRGLMDNAAIRRKEMAWMKSIGIKGIKVDFFGGDKQVTMKLYEDILTDANEFGIMAVFHGCTLPRGWERMYPNYASSEAVLASENLHFGQQSCDNEAVNAATHTFIRNAVGSMDFGGSALNKFYNSDNIPNKGSKRMTSDVFALAASVLFQSGVQHFALAPNNLYDAPDWAIKFMKEVPTVWDEVRFLEGYPGKYAVLARRKGAKWYIAGINAEDKLLKIKLKLEMLNSGTTVNYYADDDQLNGKVSKLIVGKNKEVEIKIPKNGGIVITD
- a CDS encoding glycoside hydrolase family 43 protein, giving the protein MNKSTHKIIVFCSLIMISFQGIAQSDIKQKPIIQTKYTADPAPMVYKDTVFLYTSHDEDDAEGFKMLDWLLYTSTDMVNWTDRGAVASLKDFSWARQDNGAWAIQTIERNGKFYLYAPMHGNGIGVLVSDSPYGPFKDPLGKRLIDTDHKWNDIDPSPFIDDDGQAYLYWGNPDVYYVKLNKDMISYSGDVVKEPTKPKNYQEGPWIYKRNKHYYMSYASTCCPEGIGYAMSNSPTGPWEYKGMVIEASEKTRGNHPGIIDYKGKSYVFGHSYDVIKRQTSTFYERRSVDLDEIIYNPDGTIKTLSYFSVDGPAAVGDINPFSRVEAETIAWSKGVKSDKKDQKGVFITQIDHNDYIEVKAVNFKKSPKEFLVNASSVLGGRIEIHLDDKDGALLGVCDIKNTGSANNWKDFACKVKNVKGLHNVFFVFKGEGKSMFNLDWWTFK
- a CDS encoding RagB/SusD family nutrient uptake outer membrane protein — its product is MKKYINTIVKYSIVLSALLISGSCEDYLEKSSDSDISSEEAFKNFENFQGFTEELYHCIPDFTNAYWTNSWNWGEDEIQSTARDFHFVCKIDKGDFWGWQTEFDGWQAGWMNRRNVSTNSDRFAKDLWTLGWAGIRKANIGLANIDKMTEYTEEERKMIKGQLLFFRGWFHFQFMQYFGGLPYIDQVLPSDKPLKLPRLTYQECADKAGSDFREAADLLPVNWDDTTIGKRTLGKNDLRINKIMALGYLGKNYLWAGSPLMNKVSTGNAGYDAEYCKKAAKAFGELLTITESGASQYKLVPFSKYSDNFYTTGGNWRMPGSTEAIFRGPYFGANGSNWGTSKQYQPAPQICDGDVKFLPTANYVDNYGMANGMPIKDITKADPESGYDPQYPWKGRDPRFYNDIVFDGVKCVTGSMPANEEQNRYANLYTDGSYRNISSGSRTGYLLYKFIPRTANKFDDGFGYGNNLNIHLPWMRLSDIYIMYAEAAAVGYGGAAGKDPQFSKTAVDAINVIRDRAGVGHVAAVFTGGLDAFIGEVRRERAVELSFEGHRFNDLRRWMLLIDSPYTLKKSIEFDRAGPLDVDNPSQNKVLNIREVVILERKFSEKHYWLPLKNADVNMYMEFSQNPGW
- a CDS encoding glycoside hydrolase family 43 protein, which translates into the protein MSYKIYVKKLRFLAAFSISVCGFAQNPIVQTSYTADPAPMVYNNKLYLYTSHDEDHSTWFTMNDWKLYTTDDMVNWTDHGAVLSYKDFSWAKMNAWAIQCIERKGRFYLYAPITDNQGRNGIGVAVSDSPYGPFIDPLGKPLVQNSDADIDPTVFIDDDGQAYLLWGNPVCHYVKLNEDMISYADEVKIFPNTIESFGKRTGKEDPRRPTTYEEGPWLYKRNRLYYLFFAAGPISEHIGYSTSKSPLGPWKYQGVVMPTQGESFTNHPGVIDFKGKTYFFYHNGALPEGSGFTRSVAVEELQFNSDGKVKEMNMTEGIKKGIATLNPYAKSEAETIAWSKDVKSMQNKEVGVFITAMKNNAFTKVKDVDFRESGASKFTARVGTTHNGNVSMEIRLDSLEGELIGTVKVPMTGGNDRWALVTADIKKVSGVHDLYFIYKGNAAEKIMYFDYWMFSK